The sequence ATAATTACATCTCCAAGCGCACCCGGATTTAAATCGGCACCGGCAAGTACAATTAAATTATTTACATGATATACATTATCAGGTAATGAAGGAACAAACCAAGTATGGGGAATTCCAAAACTTGTGTATCCATTTGAACTTATAAAAGTGGAATCGTAAGTATTATCAAAATAATTAAATGTAAAACCAATAGGCACTTCTTCATAATCAGTATCAAATAAAGTAAGTGTATCAGGATTTAATAATGTAGGTTGTTCAAATGGAATGGTACTGATGTTATAATTAAGTGGCATTTCATAACTGTAATTAATTACTGTAGAATTATTTTCACCAACAATCATAGGATCAAAAATTCCATCCGCAGTAATACCCATTCCACTCCATGTACCTGTTCCTTTTTCGGGTTCTGCATTTAATAATCCGCTGTTAATACAAATGGTATCGGGTAAACCAATTGTTGTTAATGGCGCACAAATATTTTCTATTGTGGTAAATAATGTATCATTAAAATTGAGTGTATCACCATCTAAAATTGTCCATGCTTTAAACGTATGAAAACCACAACCTGCAAAAGAAGCAGCAGCAAGAAAAACAGTATCGCTATGTTGAGGTTCTAAATTAAAACTCACTTCTTCGCAATGCATATCGCCATCATCAATAACATAACATACGGTTGCATCAGTTTGTGTTTGCATACCGTAATTATAAATTACAACAGCCACTTCTTCACTATCAGTTAAATTGCAACCCGGCTGCGGACTAACAGAATGCACCACACCAATATCTGTATCACCATGCATACATCCACTTAAATAATATAAAATATTGCGACGTAAGTTTTTATAGTTGGGAAGAATTTGATCCCATAGCCAGATTGCGAAATTAGAGGCCATTACCTGCCCTGTTCCATATTGTTTACTAACAAGTGCAATCGCAGGAGTTTCATAACCAATTAAAAGATCTGTAGAGTCAACTAATAAAGTATCTAATTCAACTCCCGAAAAACTACCTATACCCAAATAGGGTCCAGCACCCCATCTACAGGTAATTAATCCATTGGCAGGCTGCCATGGAGCATTAAAAATTGAATGATTAACATTATTTGAATAAATATTTGCATAAGTTGAACTACTTTCAAAATTTTTTGAAAGAGAATCAAATCCTAAATATAAAACCAAATGATTGGCAAAATTTAAATAAAGATTTCCCCCATTAAACACATAATCATTTATTTCATTTCTATACAATTCATAAAATTCTCCAAACTCTTCTTCTTCACAAAACCCATCTAAAAACAACAAACAAGTATTATCTAAAAATTCTGCTGCACTATCAATTTCATCAAAAGTAAAGCGCTGCCAGCCCCCATCATCTTCATGTCCAAATACATCACGAAATAATTTTACATCTTCATCTAAAGCGTCCATACCATCATCGCAATAATTACCAAGATAGGAAGAAATGAATACTACTCTTTGTGCATTTGCAGAAATATTAAAGTAACATGAAATAAAAATTATTAGAAGAAAATAAAAAGATTTTTGAGGATGCATATTTTTAGGAATAAGTGAATAAATTAATATTTTTTTAAATTTATCATTCAAATATAACAAATATGAAAACACTTTACCAAATTATTATCGCAACTTTATTATTAAATACTTTAATAATTAATGCACAGGTATCTGCCAGTATCTACTATCACGACAACCGTGATATCGAAACAAATTTTTATGGATTTCACATGAGCAATTTTTTTGAACAATGTATTTGTTATGACCCGGATAGTCCCGGAACACCTGATCCTGATATAGACCAATGCATGGAATTTGCAGCATCGCTGAAACCTAAAGTTGTGCGTTTCCCCGCAGGTGGCGACCATAAGTTTATGCATTTATTAGATGATGATGGTTATGGTTATAGAGAGCAAGATATTGATGAATTTGTAAATCAGGGATGGTTAACTACAGAAGCGGCTGCACCATTTTATTCTTATATTAATTCAAAACAAGAAGTGGATTTTAATGATATCCGGTTTATTGATCGCTTTATAAATTTCCTTGAATTCTGCGAAGATGAAAATGGATTCAAGCCACAGGTAATATTTGTTGCAAATATTCTACTTACAAAATTAGATACATTATATACTGAAGATTCCACTTTTCGTGAAATAGAACATGAAAATATGGAAGTGATGCGTTACCTAATGGATCATAAGGTAGAGATAGTTGGAATTGAAATGGGAAATGAGCATTATGATGATAGGGATAAATATGGTGATGCAATCTTTAATAGTGGAGATGAAAAACCTAATTTTAATATATATTTTCAAACATGCAAGTATCTGTTAGATAGTTTGGATAGTGATCCTGACTTTAGCTCAATTCCTGTTGCGTTATTAGCAGCGCCGGAACCGATTCATGGTGCAGCAACCGGGATAGGTTCTACCAAAATCGGTTACTATGAAGAATGGAATGAAAAGCTAAAAATAAAAGCAACATCACCTTCTACAAGTTATCTATTTGATGCTTACACAGTGCATATTTATAATCGCCCTGATGATCTTCCGGAATGTTATAGATTGTATTATGATGATTATGTGAAGACAAATCCTACTGATCCGATAAGTACAATTGATGATCAAATCATCCCTGCCTGGGAATGTGCTCAGGATAGTTTTAGAAATTATACCACTAAGACATTGCAAACCATATTAAATAATTATGCGGGCACTTGCACCTCATGCCTTGGAAATGATAAACCATACTGGATTACAGAATGGGGACTTTTTGGAGTAGATAATAATAGTCCGGAGGTGAATTATGGCTACAGTACCGTATTGAATGATACAGTTGCCGGAAATTTCGGAGATACATTTATAGATGCAGCTTATGCATTTCATATTTATTAGAAATGGTTGATTATGAAGCAGGGTTAGATGGAGTTCATTCTGCAGATATTGATTTTATGATTAAACATAATTTTATGAGTAAATCAGTAGGTGGTGCAATTAACTA is a genomic window of Bacteroidota bacterium containing:
- a CDS encoding T9SS type A sorting domain-containing protein gives rise to the protein MHPQKSFYFLLIIFISCYFNISANAQRVVFISSYLGNYCDDGMDALDEDVKLFRDVFGHEDDGGWQRFTFDEIDSAAEFLDNTCLLFLDGFCEEEEFGEFYELYRNEINDYVFNGGNLYLNFANHLVLYLGFDSLSKNFESSSTYANIYSNNVNHSIFNAPWQPANGLITCRWGAGPYLGIGSFSGVELDTLLVDSTDLLIGYETPAIALVSKQYGTGQVMASNFAIWLWDQILPNYKNLRRNILYYLSGCMHGDTDIGVVHSVSPQPGCNLTDSEEVAVVIYNYGMQTQTDATVCYVIDDGDMHCEEVSFNLEPQHSDTVFLAAASFAGCGFHTFKAWTILDGDTLNFNDTLFTTIENICAPLTTIGLPDTICINSGLLNAEPEKGTGTWSGMGITADGIFDPMIVGENNSTVINYSYEMPLNYNISTIPFEQPTLLNPDTLTLFDTDYEEVPIGFTFNYFDNTYDSTFISSNGYTSFGIPHTWFVPSLPDNVYHVNNLIVLAGADLNPGALGDVIISTQGEAPYRQFIFQYNDVPCDYEWGITVNVSGILYETTGVIDIVVKHLPPVDIFGITQGISNEEGTFGIETRNFTKIRWFSHAWTFGAEDTAFRFTPEFCPRIITDTILVTGDVAVNVLGNDTTFCPGGSLQIGTDYPGTELLWNTGETSSHIAIEEAGIYTIQMHYGPGDCYLYDTINIASAEQDVFANVLGNDTILCYDDTLQLEINYTDTIYSFNWNTEDTAQTITVTEAGNYALEIEYQSGCSLYDSIAINYNSPILIESTTTPSPDDGPGGSITINVSGGTAPYTYNWSDGLSGTEIENVYPATYYLTVIDALGCSVSTTVSVGIGTGIFDNEISEITIYPNPFDETIQVESDNSINEIEIHNTLGQLVFFKSFNTTENNYIINTSTLPTGMYVLKIYLENGGEMSYVIVNGE